A window of the Lactuca sativa cultivar Salinas chromosome 7, Lsat_Salinas_v11, whole genome shotgun sequence genome harbors these coding sequences:
- the LOC111883769 gene encoding uncharacterized protein LOC111883769: protein MDLTERFGKENAPQAYDLRRKVTTIHQDDLTVSTYYTNLRSIWDEVQSVSPTPTCTRNGCSCDVTKEFLKIREKERLYDFLMGLKEEYNAVKTQILSTNPSPNLGVTYHLVSQDEQQRQVAMAHSYGNDTTTFQISGKPNNKDFGKGNSQSSNSKRKNDDRWCKHC, encoded by the coding sequence ATGGATCTTACAGAAAGATTTGGAAAAGAAAACGCACCACAAGCTTATGACCTTAGAAGAAAGGTCACGACAATACATCAAGATGATTTGACTGTTTCTACCTACTACACGAATTTAAGAAGTATTTGGGATGAAGTTCAATCTGTAAGCCCCACACCGACTTGCACACGCAATGGATGTTCCTGTGATGTTACAAAGGAGTTTTTGAAGATACGTGAGAAAGAGAGATTGTATGACTTCTTGATGGGTTTAAAGGAGGAGTACAATGCGGTCAAAACACAAATATTGAGTACTAATCCTTCACCTAACCTAGGTGTCACATACCACCTAGTAAGTCAAGACGAGCAACAACGACAGGTTGCGATGGCCCATTCTTACGGGAACGACACAACAACTTTTCAAATTTCAGGAAAACCCAACAATAAAGATTTTGGGAAGGGAAACTCTCAGTCATCGAATAGCAAAAGAAAAAACGATGACCGTTGGTGTAAACACTGTTAG